A stretch of the Hyperolius riggenbachi isolate aHypRig1 chromosome 11, aHypRig1.pri, whole genome shotgun sequence genome encodes the following:
- the LOC137539144 gene encoding uncharacterized protein, translating into MRFSCVFYPEAMYFPTILHPVTSFSCLGPRRMSWFTTEGLLAKIQQHPCLYEKGSEDYKDNQLQHKAWEEIGTDLFDGTWDDLTSKSKASKIADLRRRWKSVRDNYKRELEKQKEEAKSGCRASKRTKYKYVRQMAFLKNVGETGPTEDSILEEDDSSRHSMSEDTQLEGGETESPEVIDIQSSGSSVTMESTSQTQSGAQPPAAKTSTTKKKGKLLKQDYEKQMLSSVQHFVETYKEKTEEKKKRDQQIMEERGKKSPNLQFLISLEPYLDKVPAGLHLSCRKAILEVIEKFIPIESSGDRFGTYSQSLLPPAQTHFQLPQQQVHNPYFLPSIPPMHDSHAPYQSSYESNIGQGRFNFIPSRPIVSTTSLGATTPPTSNRPNVDNANLTTYNILQPIVTATSVSEPQQLGKQSFVSMLSETTE; encoded by the exons ATGcgattttcatgcgttttttacccagaAGCAATGTATTTTCCCACAATTCTTCATCCTGTAACTTCCTTTTCCTGTCTGGGGCCTAGGAGAATGTCGTGGTTCACCACAGAGGGGCTGCTGGCCAAAATCCAGCAGCATCCTTGTTTGTATGAGAAGGGGAGTGAGGACTATAAGGATAATCAGCTTCAGCACAAAGCCTGGGAAGAAATTGGGACGGATTTATTTGATGGCACCTGGGATGATCTGACATCTAAAAGCAAGGCCTCAAAAA TTGCAGATCTCAGGAGAAGGTGGAAGTCTGTCAGGGACAACTACAAGCGAGAACTGGAAAAACAGAAGGAGGAAGCAAAGAGTGGTTGTCGAGCTTCAAAAAGAACGAAGTACAAATACGTTCGCCAGATGGCATTCCTCAAAAATGTTGGAGAAACTGGACC TACTGAAGATAGTATATTAGAAGAGGATGACAGTTCACGACACTCAATGAGTGAAGACACACAGCTTGAAGGCGGTGAAACAGAGAGTCCAGAAGTCATTGACATTCAATCTTCCGGCTCATCGGTTACTATGGAATCGACTTCTCAAACACAATCTGGAGCACAACCACCAGCTGCAAAAACTTCCACAaccaaaaaaaaaggcaaattactCAAACAAGATTATGAAAAGCAAATGCTTAGCTCAGTACAACATTTTGTTGAAACGTATAAAGAAAAAActgaggaaaagaaaaaaagagatcagcagattaTGGAGGAAAGGGGTAAAAAAAGTCCCAATTTACAGTTTCTAATTAGCTTAGAACCGTACTTAGATAAAGTGCCAGCCGGCTTACACCTGTCATGTCGCAAAGCTATTCTAGAGGTCATTGAGAAATTTATTCCAATAGAAAGTTCTGGTGACAGATTTGGAACATATTCCCAATCACTATTGCCGCCTGCACAAACCCACTTTCAACTTCCACAACAGCAAGTTCACAACCCTTATTTTCTACCAAGCATTCCACCAATGCATGACAGTCATGCTCCATACCAATCTTCATATGAAAGCAACATAGGTCAAGGCAGATTCAATTTCATACCTTCTAGGCCTATAGTCAGTACAACCTCACTTGGTGCTACTACTCCACCCACATCAAACCGTCCAAATGTAGACAATGCCAATCTCACTACTTACAACATATTGCAACCAATTGTTACTGCTACCAGTGTAAGTGAACCACAACAATTAGGAAAGCAAAGTTTCGTCAGCATGTTATCAGAAACTACCGAGTAA